One window of the Falco biarmicus isolate bFalBia1 chromosome Z, bFalBia1.pri, whole genome shotgun sequence genome contains the following:
- the CRHBP gene encoding corticotropin-releasing factor-binding protein: protein MPSAFQFQCHFVLIFLAASKGETRYLEVRDVGEDEPFLLLSEDLKRELSAGQIYRRSLRCIDMLSIEGQFTFTADQPQLHCATFFIGEPEELITINYNFVNIDCQGGDILKVFDGWILKGEKFPSSLDHPLPTSQRYVDFCESGNIQRSIRSSQNVAMIFFRIHQPGNGFTVTVKKNANLFPCNVISQTPSGRFTMVIPHQHRNCSFSIIYPVVIKISDLILGHLNGLFLKKPSAGCAGMGDFVELLGGTGLDPSKMFPLADLCHSFHGSAQMKIGCDNTVLRMVSSGKHINRVTFEYHQLDLQETENRKENSIEEFCFPSI, encoded by the exons ATGCCGTCTGCTTTCCAGTTTCAGTGCCACTTCGTTCTCATCTTCCTGGCAGCCTCCAAGGGGGAGACCAGATACCTAGAG GTGAGGGATGTTGGTGAAGATGAGCCCTTCCTACTCCTCAGTGAAGATCTGAAGCGAGAGCTGTCTGCAGGGCAGATCTACCGGCGGTCACTTC gGTGTATCGACATGCTAAGTATAGAGGGGCAGTTCACCTTCACTGCAGACCAACCGCAGCTGCACTGTGCAACATTCTTCATCGGGGAGCCCGAGGAGCTCATCACAATAAACTACAACTTTGTAAACATCGATTGCCAAGGGGGCGACATCCTGAAG GTATTTGATGGCTGGATACTCAAAGGAGAGAAATTTCCCAGTTCCTTGGACCATCCCCTCCCCACTTCCCAAAGATATGTAGATTTTTGTGAAAGTGGCAATATTCAGAGGAGCATCAGGTCATCGCAGAATGTGGCAATGATCTTCTTCAGGATTCACCAGCCAGGCAATGGATTTACTgtcacagtaaagaaaaacGCCAACCTCTTTC CTTGCAATGTCATCTCTCAGACTCCCTCAGGAAGGTTTACCATGGTCATTCCTCATCAACACAGGAACTGCAGCTTCTCCATAATCTACCCAGTGGTGATAAAAATATCTGATCTTATCCTGGGACATTTAAATGGTCTTTTTCTAAAG AAACCATCAGCAGGCTGTGCAGGAATGGGAGATTTTGTGGAGCTTCTAGGAGGAACTGGCTTAGATCCATCCAAGATGTTTCCACTAGCTGATCTCTGTCACTCCTTTCATGGGTCTG CCCAAATGAAGATTGGCTGTGACAATACTGTGCTGCGAATGGTCTCCAGTGGCAAACACATCAACCGTGTGACATTTGAGTATCATCAACTAGATctgcaggagacagaaaacagaaaggagaataGCATTGAGGAATTCTGCTTTCCTAGTATCTGA